The genomic segment GCTGATCCTGCCGAACGGGCGCAACATCGAGCTGCACTGGGAGTTCTGGCAGTTCGTGCTCGGCAGCTCCTACATCCTGGTGCCGATCCTGCTCGCGCTGGTACTGCTGGTCCGCTGGGCGGTGCTCCGGCGCCGGCGCCCGGTTCCGCCACCACCCCCGGAACCGGCCGTCGAAGAGCATGTCGACGTTACGCCTGCGCGCTGACGTGCGCTGGTGGCCCGCCGCCGCGCTGGCGGGCGCCGCGCTCGCGGTCGGTGTCGCGGCGTGGCTGCTGGGCTGGCACCTCGGGGCCGACAGCGCGGTCTACCGGGCCGGCGCGCTCACCATGTTCAAGGGCGAGCCGCTCTACGTCCGTGAGCACCTGACCACGCTGCCGCCGTGGGTGCGGCTGCCGTTCACCTACCCACCGGCCGCCGCGCTGTTGTTCTCGCCGCTGGTACTGGTGCCGCCGGGCCTGGTGTGGGGCGTGATCGGCGCGCTGTCGGTGCTGGGGCTGGCGGTCGTGGTGAAGATCAGCCGCCGGTCGGCGACCTGGCCTGTCGTGGCCGGGCTGACCGTGGCGGCGTTCGCGCTCGAGCCGGTCTGGAAGACGGTGTTCCTCGGGCAGATCAACCTGATCCTGATGGCGTTGATCATGTTGGACGTGCTGGTCATTTCGGCTCGTGGTTCGCGCTGGGGCGGGGTACTGGTCGGGGTCGCGGCGGCGGTGAAGCTGACCCCGTTGATCTTCATCCCGCACCTCTGGCTCACCGGCAGGCGTGCCGACGCCCTGCGTGCGCTGGGCACGTTCGCGGCCCTGCAGGCGTTGATGTTCGCCGTCATGCCGGTGGACGCGGTGCGGTACTGGACCGAGGCGGCGTCGGACCCCGAGCGGATCGGGGCCACGCACTGGATCTTCAACCAGTCGCTGAACGGCATGCTGGGGCGGGCCACCGAGGTGGCGCCGTGGGGCATGCCGGTGGCGCTGGCGATCGGCGCGCTGCTGGCGGTGCCCGCGGTGTTCCTGGTGGTGCGCTACCACCGGCGCGGGGAGCCGCTGGCCGCGGTGCTGGTGACCGCGTTCACCGCGTTGCTGGTTTCGCCGGTTTCCTGGTCGCACCACTGGGTGTGGGTGGTGCCGCTGCTCGTGCTGCTGGTCGCCGAGCGCCGCTACTGGCTCGCCGCCGCGACGGCGCTGCCGCTGGTCGGCTGCCTGATCATGCTGGTGCCCAACGGCGGCACGACCGAGTTCGGCTGGGGGCCGGTGGAGACCGTGCTCGGCAACGCCTACGTGCTGGCCACCGCGGTCGCACTGGTCGGGCTGGCCGCCCGCGAACTGCGGCGGCCACGGGATTTAGAGTAGGCGCATCATGGACAAACGAACCGGACTGCCCATCGTCGGCATGGTGGGCGGGGGCCAGCTGGCCAGGATGACCCACCAGGCGGCGATCGCGCTCGGCCAGTCGCTGCGGGTGCTGGCCGCCGACGAGAACGACTCGGCTGGCCTGGTCGCCGGGCAGGTGGTGCTCGGGCAGCACACCGACCTGGACAAGCTGCGCGAGTTCGCGTCCACTGTGGACGTGCTCACCTTCGACCACGAGCACGTGCCGGGTGAGCACCTGCAGACGCTGACCTACGAGGGCGTGGTGGTCCGGCCTGGGCCCGACGCGCTGCTCCACGCGCAGGACAAGCTGGTGATGCGCGAGCGCCTGTCGTCCACCGGCATCCCCGGGCCCGCCTTCGCCCGGGTGTCCTCAGTGGACGACGTGGTGGCCTTCGGCTCGGCGCACTCCTGGCCGGTGGTGCTCAAGGCCGCGCGCGGTGGTTACGACGGCCGCGGCGTGTGGATGCTCGACTCGGCCGAGGACGCCGGGAAGCTGGTGCCGGAACTGCTCGCCGCCGGTACGCCGTTGCTGGTGGAGCAGAAGGTCGCCATGCGCCGCGAGCTGGCCGCGCTGGTGGCGCGCTCGCCGTTCGGGCAGGGCGCGGCCTGGCCGGTGGTGGAAACCGTGCAGCGCGACGGGATCAACACCGAGGTGCTCGCCCCCGCGCCCGGGTTGAGCCCGGAACGCCGGCAGCAGGCGCAGGACCTGGCCCTGCGTGTCGCCGCCGACCTCGAGGTGGTCGGCGTGCTGGCCGTCGAGCTGTTCGAGACCGACGAGGGGCTGCTGGTCAACGAACTGGCCATGCGCCCGCACAACTCCGGGCACTGGACCATGGACGGCGCGCGGACCTCGCAGTTCGAGCAGCACCTGCGCGCGGTGCTCGACTACCCGCTCGGGACCACCGGGCTGCTCGCGCCCGTGTGCGTGATGGCGAACGTGCTGGGCGCGCCGGAGGCCCCGCGCATGGGGCCGGACGAACGGCTGCACCACCTGTTCGCGCGGTACCCCGACGTCAAGGTGCACCTCTACGGCAAGGGCGAGCGGCCGGGGCGCAAGCTGGGGCACGTCAACCTGCTCGGCGAGGACCTGGCCGACCTGCGGCACCGCGGGAAGCTGGCCGCGCACTGGCTTTCCCACGCCGAGTGGCTCGACGGCCACGAGATCCATTAGGAGATTCGCGAAAATGTCTGCCGTTGTCGGGCTGATCATGGGCAGTGACTCGGATTGGCCGGTGCTCGAAGCCGCCGCCAAGGCGCTCGACGAGTTCGAGGTGCCGTACGAGGTGGGCGTGTACTCCGCCCACCGCACGCCGCGGCGGATGCTGGACTACGCCGAGTCGGCCGCCGAGCGCGGGCTGAAGGTGATCATCGCCGGGGCCGGTGGCGCGGCGCACCTGCCCGGCATGGTGGCCTCGGCCACGGTGCTGCCGGTGATCGGCGTGCCGGTCCCGCTCAAGTACCTCGACGGCATGGACTCGCTGCTGTCCATCGTGCAGATGCCCGCCGGGATCCCGGTGGCCACGGTTTCCGTCGGCGGGGCGCGCAACGCGGGCCTGCTGGCCGTGCGGGTGCTGGCCACGCACGACGAGAAGCTGCGGGAGCGGATGGTCCGGTTCCAGGCCGACCTGGAGCAGCTGGTGCTGGACAAGGACGCGGCACTGCGGCAGCGGCTTGGCTCCTAGCCCGGTCTTTGTTACTGTCCAGTAACATGACGCTGTTGAACCCGCGCACCTACGAGCCCGCGCACTTCGACGCCGAGACCCGGCGCATCCTGCAGGCCACCATCGACTGGTTCGAAGCGCGTGGCAAGGCGGCGCTGATGGCCGACTACCACGCGCAGACCTGGTACGCGGAGTTCCTGGAGTTCGTCGCCAAGGAGCGCGTGTTCGCCACCCTGCTCACCCCGTCGGGTGACGCGGACGGGAACGAGAACAAGCGCTGGGACACCAGCCGCGTCGCCGCGATGTCCGAGCTGCTCGGGTTCTACGGGTTGAACTACTGGTACGCCTGGCAGGTCACCATCCTCGGCCTCGGCCCGGTGTGGCAGAGCCAGAACGCGGCCGCCCGCGCGAACGCGGCGCAGGTGCTCGAATCCGGCGGGGTGCTCGCTTTCGGACTGTCCGAAAAGGAGCACGGCGCGGACATCTACGCCACCGACATGGTGCTCACCCCGGACGGTGACGGTTTCCGCGCCACCGGCGGCAAGTACTACATCGGCAACGGCAACGTCGCGGGCGTGGTCTCGGTGTTCGGCCGCCGCGCCGACGTCGAAGGTCCCGAGGGGTACGTCTTCTTCACCGCGAACAGCGCGCACCCGAACTACCACCTGATCAAGAACGTGGTGCCCTCGCAGATGTACGTCAGCGAGTTCCGGCTCGAGGACTACCCGGTGCGGGCCGAGGACGTGCTGCACACCGGTCCCGCCGCCTTCGACGCCGCGCTGAACACGGTGAACGTGGGCAAGTTCAACCTCGGCTTCGGCGCGATCGGCATCTGCACGCACGCCCTGTACGAGGCGGTCGCGCACGCGCACGGGCGGCTGCTCTACGGCAACCGCGTGACCGACTTCCCGCACGTGCGGCGGGAACTGGTGGACGCCTACGCCCGGCTGACCGCGATGAAGCTGTTCGCCGACCGCGCGATCGACTACTTCCGCACGGCGGGTCCCGAGGACCGGCGGTACCTGCTGTTCAACCCGATCACCAAGATGAAGGTGACCACCGAGGGCGAGCGGGTGATCGACCTGCTGTGGGACGTCATCGCGGCGAAGGGGTTCGAAAAGGACACCTACTTCTCGGCTGCCTCACGGGACATCCGCGGCCTGCCGAAGCTGGAAGGTACGGTCGCGGTCAACCTGGCGCTGGTGCTGAAGTTCATGCCGGCCTACCTTTTCAACCCGGCTTCGTACGACCCCGTGCCCACGCGCCAGGACGCCGCGGACGACGAGTTCCTCTTCCGCCAGGGCCCGGCGCGGGGCCTCGGCAAGATCCGCTTCCACGACTGGCGCGAGCCCTACTCGCAGTACGCGGACGTGCCGAACGTGGCCCTCTTCCGCTCGCAGGCCGAAGCCTTCTGCACGCTCTTGGCCGAGGCCGCCCCGGACGAGACGCAGCAGAAGGACCTGGACTTCCTGCTCACCCTGGGCGAGCTGTTCACGCTGATCGTCTACGGGCAGCTGATCCTGGAGCAGGCGCGGATCGTCTCGCTGGACACGAACACCATCGACCAGCTCTTCGACGTCTTCGTCCGGGACTTCTCGCGGTACGCCACCGAACTACACGGCCGGGCCTCGTCCACGCCCGCCCAACAGGAATGGGCGCTGTCGCAAATCGTGAAGCCGGCCGCCTCCGACGCCCGCTCCACCCAAATCTGGACCACCGTCGAATCCCTGGCCACCACCTACACCATGCGCCCCTAACCCCCCGAGTTACACACTCACGCACCCGAACCCCACGCTCACGCACCCGAGTTACACGTTCAGGCACGCGAACCCCACGCTCAGGCTTCCGAACCTCACGTTCAGGCACCCGAGTTACACGTTCAGGCGCCTGAACTCCATGTTCGCGCGCCCGAGTTCCACGTTCGCGCGGCTGCAGCCCGCGTTGGCGTGAGAGTTCCGGAGTCCGAGCCCACGAGGTAGCCGATGTCACGAATGTGGCTTTCGAGACGTTCAACGTCCCGAAAGCCACATTCGTGACATCACAGCTGCTCCCGCAGCTTCCGCTTCAGGATCTTCCCCGCTCCCGAGACCGGCAGCTTCTCCACGAAGTGCAGCTCCCGCAACCGTTTGTACGGCAGCACCAGTCCGTTCACCGTCGCCATCAGGTCGGCTTCGGTGGCATCGGCGTGCCCCGCCGCGCGTACGACGAAGGCGACCGGAAGTTCCCCGACGGCTTCATCCGGCCGCCCCACCACAGCGGCGACAGCGACGGCCGGTTGTGCGGCGAGCAGCTCTTCCAGTTCCCGCGGATAGACGTTGTACCCCTTGTAGAGCAGCAGATCCTTCTTACGGTCCACAAGGGACAGATAGCCGTCCTCGTCCAGGGTGCCGATGTCCCCGGTGTGCAGCCAACCGTCCCGCAGTACGTCGGCGGTTTCCTCTGGCCGGTTGTGGTAGCCCGCCATCACCTGCGGCCCGCGCAGGCACACCTCCCCGCGCGAACCCGTCGGCAGCGGCTCCTCCCCGCCCTCCGCGGCGACGATCTTCACCTCCGTGTCGGCCAGCGGCACCCCGACCGTGCCCGGCTTCCGCACCCCCGACCGGAACGCCGGCGCCGCGGCCGCGCCCATGGTCACCTCGGTCAGCCCGTACCCCTCGGCGACCACCGCGTGCGGCAGCCGTTCCCGCAGGGTCTTCAACGTCGAGACCGGCAGCGGCGCGGCCCCCGAGGTGACCAGTCGCACCGACGTCAGGTCACGCGTCTGGAAGTCCGGCGCGGCCAGCAGCGCGGCGAACAACGCGGGCGCGCCACCCATCATCGTGACCCGCAGGCGCTCGGCGTCGGCGAGGTAGGCGGCCGGGTCGAGCCGGTCGTGCAGGACCACGCTGTAGCCGGTGAGCACCGCCGCGTTCAGCGCCGCGATGATTCCCATGGCGTGGAACCACGGCGTCAAATTGATGGTCACCCCGGTGCCCAGCCGCACCGGCCACTCCTCCGCGGCGCCGACCTGGTCGAGCACCAGATCGCCGTCGGCGTTGAGCGCGGGCACGGCCCCGTGGGACCACGAGCTGTACTGCACCGTGTTCACCACCACGTGGTGGTGCGGCAGTCGCACGCCCTTGGAGCGCCCGGTGGTGCCGCCGGTGTAGGCCAGGTGCGCGACGGTCTCGCGGACGTCGAAGGTCACGTCCGGGCGGTGGTCGTTGGCCTCCCGGTAGAAGGCGCTGAACTCGACCGCGCCCGGCGGCAGCTCGCCGATGGGGTTGGCCACCAGCACGACGCGCACCTCGGTGCGGTCGAGCACGCTGGTGAGCAACCCGGACGCTGCGCCGCAGGTCACAGCCACCACGGCGCCACTGTCGGAGAGTTGGGCGGCCAGGTCGTCCGGCGGCAGCAGCGGGTTCGCCGGGGTGCACGTGGCACCCGCGAGCAGCGTCCCGTAGTACGCGATCGGGTAGGACAGGCAGTTCGGCAGGTGGATGGCGACCACGTCACCCGGCCCGACGCCGTGCGCGCCGAGCGCGTTGGCGAAGCGGCAGGCCGAGCGCCAGAGTTGCTCGTGGCTGAGCTGGGCGCCGCCCTGGCGGAAGGCGGTGCGACCGCCGTAGCGGGCGGCCGAGCCGGCGAGTATCGAGCCGACGGGAACCTCGGGGTAGTGCAGTGAGCGCGGGAGACCCGGCGGCGAGGTGATCGACATCACTGCACCGTACGAAGAGTGCGAGCGAGGACACAAGCACCACTCTGTGAACGAGCGCTAACATCGATAGTTGATCCCGCCAACGGAGATGAGGTGGCACGAGTGACTGAGGGCGTCGGGCTGTACCGGCTCGCAGAGGAACACGAGGAGCTGCGTGCCGCCGTGCGGGCGCTCGCGGAGAAGGAGATCGCGCCGCACGCGGCCGATGTCGACGAGAACGAGCGGTACCCCGTCGAGGCCGCCGCGGCGCTGGTGCGCTCCGGGTTCAACGCGGTGCACATCCCCGAGGAGTACGAGGGCCAGGGCGCCGACGCGATCGCCGCGTGCATCGTGATCGAGGAGATCGCCAGGGTCGACGCGTCGGCCTCGCTGATCCCCGCGGTGAACAAGCTGGGCACGCAGCCGATCCTGCTGTCGGCCTCGGAGCAGCTGAAGAAGAACGTACTGCCGTCGATCGCCTCCGGGGACGCTTCGGCGTCGTACGCGCTGTCCGAGCGCGAGGCGGGTTCGGACACCGCCTCGATGCGCACGCGCGCCCGGCTGGAGGGTGACACCTGGGTGCTCAACGGCACCAAGGCGTGGATCACCAACGCCGGCGAATCGACCTGGTACACCGTGATGGCGGTGACCGACCCCGAGGCGGAGAAGAAGGCGAGCGGCATTTCCGCGTTCGTCGTGCACAAGGACGACCCCGGTTTTTCGGTCGGGCCGAAGGAACGCAAACTCGGTATCAAGGGCTCGCCCACGCGGGAGATCTACTTCGAGAACTGCACCATTCCCGAGGACCGCATCATCGGCGAGCCGGGCACGGGCCTGAAGACCGCGCTGCGCACGCTCGACCACACGCGCCCGACCATCGGCGCGCAGGCGCTGGGCATCGCGCAGGGCGCCCTCGACGCGACGCTTGATTACGTGAAGGACCGGCGGCAGTTCGGGAAGTCGATCGCGGACTTCCAGGGCGTGCAGTTCATGCTGGCGGACATGGGCACCAAGATCGAAGCCGCCCGCCACCTGGTCTACGCCTCGGCCGCGGCTTCGGAACGTGGAGACGCACGGGCGGGATTCATGGCCAGCGCGGCGAAGGCTTATGCGTCGGACATCGCCATGTCGGTGACCACGGACGCGGTCCAACTGTTCGGCGGGGCTGGGTACACGCGTGACTTCCCGGTTGAGCGGATGATGCGGGACGCGAAGATCACGCAGATCTATGAGGGTACGAACCAGATTCAGCGGATGGTTATGGCTCGGGCTTTGTTGAAGGGGTAGTTGGTTGTTGGGGGCCACCCCGGTTTTTTAGTGTGACTACGGCGAAGGCCTCGATGTCAAGGCGGGAAAGATGCCTTGACATCGAGGCCTTCGCCGTGTTTTGGGCTTTGGACCGGGGATGGGGGAGGTTGGGTGGGATGGTGGTCCGGTGTCGTTGCCGGGTGGAGGTTTGAGGCGATTGCTGGTGGTGGGGGTGGTCGATGTTCGTCGCTGCTGATGGTGGGCGGCCGGTGGTGGTTGGTTTCGTTGCGCTGCTGGTGGTGGGGGCCGGTTTTAGTTGCTGGGGGACCGGTTCGTGGCTGGGGCGGTCCTTTTGGCGGGATGGTGGCGGCCTTTGTTGGCCGGATGGTCGGGGGTTCTTGTCCCAGGGGCGGGGAGGTGCCGTGAATGTGGCTTTCACGGCACATTCCGCCGTGAATGTGGCTTTCACGGCATGGGTAGTGTCACGAAAGTGGCTTTCGGGGCGTTGGATGTCTCGAAAGCCACATTCGTGACATCGCGGGGGGACACAAATGTGGCTTTCGGGGCCGAATCCGCCCCCAAAGCCACATTTGTGGCATCGGGGGAGGCGAGGGGCGCCGGGGTTAGGGAACGTCTAGTGGGGTGGTGTTCAGGAGTCGGTGTGCTTCCAGGGAGAGTTGCATTTCGAAGCGTGACTCCGGGTTGTTCAAGCGGTCCCCGAACAGTTCCACCAGTTGGTTCAGCCGGTATCTGACCGTTTGCGGGTGGATGTCCAGTGCTTCAGCGACTTCCGGGGTGCTGCCGCGGTACTCGAGCCAGGCCAGCAGTGTGCCGCCCAGGCGGACTTGTTGTTTCGGCGTCAGGCCCGAAAGCGGTGCCAGGGCTCGGGTGCTGAGTTGTCGCAGCAGGAATTCGTCGGTCAGGAGCAGGAGTTTCGCCAGGTGGTCGCCGCTGCTGGTGATGGGGGCGTCGGGCAGGATGTCGCGGTGGACCAGGTCCAGGGTCCGCCGGGCCCAGTGCAGGGAGGTGGCGGCTTCCGCCAGCGGCACGTGCGGGCCGGAGGCGGCGCGCCAGCCGTCCAATTCGGACTTCAGGATCGGCAGGTCGCGTGCGGGGTCCGGGGTGAGCAGGTATGGCTGCGTGCCTTCGAGATCCAGCAGGACATCGGAGTGGAGAGCCGGGGTGTGCGGCCGGTCGATGCACGCTTCCAGTGCCACCAGCGTCACCGACTCGGGGACCGGCCACTCCGCGGCGGCGGCCATGGCGGCGATGGTTTGCCCGGAAGACGGTGGCGTGGTGAGGATGCGCTCCAGCAGGCGCTGCCGCCGTCGCTCGAGTGTGCCGGCGGCGCGGGCCTGCGCCATGGTGTAGCCCTCGACCGAGTAGGCCGAAATCTCGTCCACGAAAGCGAAAATGGCCTCCGCGCTGACGCACATGATCGAGACCGGCAACCGCAGCTTCTGGCCGAAGGCGGAGATGTAGCGCCACGCCGCCCGTCCGCCGACGCGGTAGGCCGACTGCAGCGAGTCCAGGCTGCGCCCGTCGTTGTACACCCGGCGGCCGATCGCGCGGAACAGTTCGTCCCACTTCTGCTCGGCGATGCCGCGGCCCTCGATGCTGTCGATGCAGTTGAGCACCGCCCGCTCGATACCGACGGTGATCACCTTGCCGAACTGGCCCTCCAGCGGCTGCGCGTACTCGGGCACGGCCCGCTGGATCTCTTCGAGGATGGTCCTGGCCAACTGGTCCGAGTGCGGCCGGAACCGTCTCGCCACCTCGCCGGGAAGCGAAAACCAGAGGCTTTGCGAATGGCTCGCCGGTCCCTCCGGTGCCGGGACCTGCTGCCTCACCGAACTGTCGCTTGCCGGGTGCATACCGCCCCCTTTGCTCGCAGTAGTTTTCCACGCTGATCACGTACCGCGCCGGAAGTACTTACTCACGGTCAGAACTGTTCTGGCAACCCTTGTGTCCGACGCCTCACGAGAACTTGTCAGCACCCGCGTGTGGCGGCAATGATCTTTATCCTTTTTTGCTAAACGCCACCCTTTCGGGTGTACGGCCGTTGCGCTGGGTGGTCGCCTGCGCCGGGGTGAGCATCGTTAACGGGAAACTTGTGCCCCCGGTGACAAGGGGGAATCCCACGCCTTCTCGGCGTTGATTGCGGACTGCTACCTTCCGGTCTGGCGAGGTCCGGCAGCGGGAACATTCCCCGGGCGCCTTTCACGAAACATATTCACTTTCGGCGAGGAGGTTTTCGCGCGCATGATCCGCCGGGCGAAATGGGTGGTTTGCCAGTTGCTCGTGGTGGTGCTGCTGGGCAGTGGGGCAGCGGCCGCCGCGGGCGGGGACGGGTTCACCACCCGGTTCGTCACCGTGCCCGCGGCCGACGGCGTGGGGCTGGGCGCCATGGTGCTCGAACCCCGGACCCCCGGGCCGCACCCGGTGGCGGTGTTGATCAGCGCGTGGGGCGGCGGTGCCACGCAGAACGTCATCCCGGCCAAGAACCTCGCCGACCGCGGTTACCTGGTGGTGGCCTACGGCGCCAGGGGATTCGGGGAATCCGGTGGCGCGGTCGAGGTCGCCGGGGCCGCCGACATCGCGGACGTGTCCACGGTCATCGACTGGGCGCTGGCGAACACCGCCGCCGACCCGGCGCGCGTCGGGGTCGGCGGGGTGTCCTACGGCGCCGGGATCGGCCTGATCGCCGCCGGGGCCGACGCCCGGATCCGGGCCGTGGCCTCGCTCAGCGGCTGGGCGGACCTGGCCGAGTCGCTGTCGCAGAACGAGACGCGGCACGGCCTGGCCGGACTGGTGCTCTACCTGTCCGGAAAGGCGAACGGGACGCTCAGCGCGGAAACCGAGAAGATGCTGACGAAATTCCTCACGCCGCACCTCTCCGACGCCGATTCCGAAGCCATCATCGAATGGTCGAAACCGAGATCGGCGGTCAGTCACCTGAACCGGATCAATGCCCATCGCCCGGCCGTGCTCACCATTCAGACCTGGAGTGAAACGGTATTCCCGCCGGATCAGATGGTATCGCTCTACCAGTCGCTGAGCGGCCCGAAACGAGCCGAATTCGTGCCGGGCGATCACGCTTCCAGCGAATCCGGCGGACTGCTCGGGCTGCCCAGTGAGACCTGGGACTCGGTGTACCGCTGGTTCGACGCCCACGTCGCGGGCACCGACGACAGCATCACCCGCGAGAACCCCATCGTCACCCGCGCCCGCCCCGGCACGCAGGAGCCCGAGACCCACCCCGACTGGGCCTCGGCGGTCGGCGAACCGTCCAGGTGGGAGCTGCCGCCGGCGGAGTTCACCCTCGGCCGTGACACCCCGGCCAACGGCGGGGTGCCGCTGGCCACCTACAGCCTCGAAGCCCTGACCGGTGACCCGCCGACCGCCTTCCTGCCGCTGGTGAGCAAGCGGGACGCGGCGATCTGGCAGCAGGCACCCAGGACCACGCCGACGCACATCCGCGGCGCGCTCCAGGCGCGGTTCACCGTCACGCCGCCCGCGCGGACCGGGACCGTGGTCGCCTACGTGTACGACGTGGACCAGTTCGGCGTCGGCAGGCTGATCAACTACCTGCCCTACAGCTGGAAGGACGCCGAACCCGGCCGTCCACTGAGGATCGACCTGGCGTTCGCCCCGACCGCCTACACCGTGCCCGCCGGGCACCGCGTGGCTCTGGTCACCGACTCGAAGGACCCGCTCTTCCTGGACTGGAACCTCGAAGAGGGCGAACTCGCCTTCTCCGGTCCCTCCTGGCTCGACATTCCGACGAAGGGATCGCAGGGATGACCGCGTTCACCACACTTCGCGCCGACGGCATCACCTGGGACGCGCTGCCGCTGCGGTTGTTCGACAAGGGCAACGCCAAGTTCTGGAACCCGCGTGACCTCGACTTCGACCAGGACGCCAAGGACTGGGCCGCGCTCTCGGAGGAACAGCGCTTCGTGGCGACCATGCTCTGCGCGCAGTTCGCCGGTGGCGAAGAGTCCGTGACGCACGAGATCCAGCCGTTCATCGCCGCGATGCGCGCCGAAGGCCGCTTCGCCGACGAGATGTACCTGACCCAGTTCTGCCTCGAAGAAGCCAAGCACACGCAGGTGTTCCGGCTCTGGCTGGACGCGGTCGGCGTGGACGAGGACCTGCACTCCCACGTCGAGAACAACCCGGGCTACCGCGCGATCTTCTACGACGAGCTGCCCACCGCGCTGGGCCGCCTGCACGACGATCCCAGCCCGGAGAACCAGGTCCGCGCGTCGGTGGTCTACAACCACGTCGTCGAAGGCGTGCTGGCGCTGACCGGCTACTTCGTCTGGAACCGGGCGTGCCGCGCGCACGGCATCCTGCCCGGCATGCAGGCGCTCATCCGGCACATCGGGGACGACGAGCGCCGCCACATGGCCTGGGGCACCTTCACCTGCCGCCGCCACGTCGCCGCCGACGACCGGAACTGGGACGTGGTCCAGGAACAGATGCAAGCACTGCTGCCCCACGCGATCGCGCAGATCGAGTGGACCACGCGGCAGTTCGACGGCGACCCCTTCGACCTGCGGTTGGACGGGGTCATGGAGTACGCGGCCGGGCACGCGATGCGGCGGCTGCGAGCGATCGAGGCAGCACGTGGCATGCCGGTGGAACGAATCGACGTGGACTACAGCCCGGAACGACTCGAGGAGGAGTTCCACACCGAGGACGAACAAGCGCTCGGCGACTGAGCGGAGGCGGCCGTGGTCAGCCAGGACAGTGCGGTTCGGGGTCGCGCGGTGGTCCCGACGCTGGTGGTGATCGCCCTCGGCGGGTTCGTCACCAGCCTGGACAACAACATCGTGGCCGCCGGCGTGCCGTCGATGGCCCGTGAGCTCGGCCTCGGCCTGGACGAGCTGCAGTGGGTCAGCATCGGCTACATGCTGCCGTTCGCCGCGTTGCTGCTGGTGGCCGGGGTGCTGGTCGACCGGCTCGGGCAGGCCCGCACGCTGGTGGCCGGGCTGATCGGCTTCG from the Amycolatopsis magusensis genome contains:
- the purE gene encoding 5-(carboxyamino)imidazole ribonucleotide mutase, producing MSAVVGLIMGSDSDWPVLEAAAKALDEFEVPYEVGVYSAHRTPRRMLDYAESAAERGLKVIIAGAGGAAHLPGMVASATVLPVIGVPVPLKYLDGMDSLLSIVQMPAGIPVATVSVGGARNAGLLAVRVLATHDEKLRERMVRFQADLEQLVLDKDAALRQRLGS
- a CDS encoding acyl-CoA dehydrogenase family protein — encoded protein: MYRLAEEHEELRAAVRALAEKEIAPHAADVDENERYPVEAAAALVRSGFNAVHIPEEYEGQGADAIAACIVIEEIARVDASASLIPAVNKLGTQPILLSASEQLKKNVLPSIASGDASASYALSEREAGSDTASMRTRARLEGDTWVLNGTKAWITNAGESTWYTVMAVTDPEAEKKASGISAFVVHKDDPGFSVGPKERKLGIKGSPTREIYFENCTIPEDRIIGEPGTGLKTALRTLDHTRPTIGAQALGIAQGALDATLDYVKDRRQFGKSIADFQGVQFMLADMGTKIEAARHLVYASAAASERGDARAGFMASAAKAYASDIAMSVTTDAVQLFGGAGYTRDFPVERMMRDAKITQIYEGTNQIQRMVMARALLKG
- a CDS encoding class I adenylate-forming enzyme family protein, coding for MSITSPPGLPRSLHYPEVPVGSILAGSAARYGGRTAFRQGGAQLSHEQLWRSACRFANALGAHGVGPGDVVAIHLPNCLSYPIAYYGTLLAGATCTPANPLLPPDDLAAQLSDSGAVVAVTCGAASGLLTSVLDRTEVRVVLVANPIGELPPGAVEFSAFYREANDHRPDVTFDVRETVAHLAYTGGTTGRSKGVRLPHHHVVVNTVQYSSWSHGAVPALNADGDLVLDQVGAAEEWPVRLGTGVTINLTPWFHAMGIIAALNAAVLTGYSVVLHDRLDPAAYLADAERLRVTMMGGAPALFAALLAAPDFQTRDLTSVRLVTSGAAPLPVSTLKTLRERLPHAVVAEGYGLTEVTMGAAAAPAFRSGVRKPGTVGVPLADTEVKIVAAEGGEEPLPTGSRGEVCLRGPQVMAGYHNRPEETADVLRDGWLHTGDIGTLDEDGYLSLVDRKKDLLLYKGYNVYPRELEELLAAQPAVAVAAVVGRPDEAVGELPVAFVVRAAGHADATEADLMATVNGLVLPYKRLRELHFVEKLPVSGAGKILKRKLREQL
- a CDS encoding glycosyltransferase 87 family protein, coding for MSTLRLRADVRWWPAAALAGAALAVGVAAWLLGWHLGADSAVYRAGALTMFKGEPLYVREHLTTLPPWVRLPFTYPPAAALLFSPLVLVPPGLVWGVIGALSVLGLAVVVKISRRSATWPVVAGLTVAAFALEPVWKTVFLGQINLILMALIMLDVLVISARGSRWGGVLVGVAAAVKLTPLIFIPHLWLTGRRADALRALGTFAALQALMFAVMPVDAVRYWTEAASDPERIGATHWIFNQSLNGMLGRATEVAPWGMPVALAIGALLAVPAVFLVVRYHRRGEPLAAVLVTAFTALLVSPVSWSHHWVWVVPLLVLLVAERRYWLAAATALPLVGCLIMLVPNGGTTEFGWGPVETVLGNAYVLATAVALVGLAARELRRPRDLE
- a CDS encoding acyl-CoA dehydrogenase translates to MTLLNPRTYEPAHFDAETRRILQATIDWFEARGKAALMADYHAQTWYAEFLEFVAKERVFATLLTPSGDADGNENKRWDTSRVAAMSELLGFYGLNYWYAWQVTILGLGPVWQSQNAAARANAAQVLESGGVLAFGLSEKEHGADIYATDMVLTPDGDGFRATGGKYYIGNGNVAGVVSVFGRRADVEGPEGYVFFTANSAHPNYHLIKNVVPSQMYVSEFRLEDYPVRAEDVLHTGPAAFDAALNTVNVGKFNLGFGAIGICTHALYEAVAHAHGRLLYGNRVTDFPHVRRELVDAYARLTAMKLFADRAIDYFRTAGPEDRRYLLFNPITKMKVTTEGERVIDLLWDVIAAKGFEKDTYFSAASRDIRGLPKLEGTVAVNLALVLKFMPAYLFNPASYDPVPTRQDAADDEFLFRQGPARGLGKIRFHDWREPYSQYADVPNVALFRSQAEAFCTLLAEAAPDETQQKDLDFLLTLGELFTLIVYGQLILEQARIVSLDTNTIDQLFDVFVRDFSRYATELHGRASSTPAQQEWALSQIVKPAASDARSTQIWTTVESLATTYTMRP
- a CDS encoding 5-(carboxyamino)imidazole ribonucleotide synthase, coding for MDKRTGLPIVGMVGGGQLARMTHQAAIALGQSLRVLAADENDSAGLVAGQVVLGQHTDLDKLREFASTVDVLTFDHEHVPGEHLQTLTYEGVVVRPGPDALLHAQDKLVMRERLSSTGIPGPAFARVSSVDDVVAFGSAHSWPVVLKAARGGYDGRGVWMLDSAEDAGKLVPELLAAGTPLLVEQKVAMRRELAALVARSPFGQGAAWPVVETVQRDGINTEVLAPAPGLSPERRQQAQDLALRVAADLEVVGVLAVELFETDEGLLVNELAMRPHNSGHWTMDGARTSQFEQHLRAVLDYPLGTTGLLAPVCVMANVLGAPEAPRMGPDERLHHLFARYPDVKVHLYGKGERPGRKLGHVNLLGEDLADLRHRGKLAAHWLSHAEWLDGHEIH